One window from the genome of Amycolatopsis sp. NBC_01480 encodes:
- a CDS encoding IS3 family transposase, with protein MAKYAGPDEPAGSTPPEGTRFSVLRMARLLGVSTSGYYAYMKRSAATMLTPRRQRRADLAVKILDVHTESDGTYGSPRITAELRARGETVNEKTVAAIMAGIGIEGISPRTFKVRTTVVDPAASFPPDLVRRNFDQGKLDAVWLTDITYLTCGEGDLYLCAIRDGHSRRVLGHIVADHIGADMVCEAIDAAVACRSRGVAGTVLHSDRGGEFTAGLTARACDRYGLKRSMGETGICWDNSPAESFWSTFKHEYFYRHTFTVKAELVAAVDKWIGRYNNERRHSAIGMLNPVCYEQSLTGAAKAA; from the coding sequence ATGGCGAAGTACGCCGGCCCCGACGAGCCCGCCGGCTCCACACCACCCGAGGGCACACGGTTCTCTGTCCTGCGCATGGCGCGGCTGCTCGGTGTCTCGACGTCCGGCTACTACGCGTACATGAAACGTTCCGCAGCAACGATGTTGACGCCCCGGCGGCAGCGCCGCGCTGATCTGGCGGTGAAGATCCTCGACGTACACACCGAGTCCGACGGTACCTACGGGTCCCCGCGGATCACCGCCGAACTACGGGCACGCGGTGAAACAGTGAACGAGAAAACCGTCGCGGCAATCATGGCCGGAATCGGGATCGAGGGCATCAGTCCCCGCACCTTCAAAGTCCGCACCACGGTGGTTGACCCGGCGGCGTCGTTTCCGCCGGATCTGGTGCGACGCAACTTCGACCAGGGCAAGCTCGACGCGGTCTGGCTGACCGACATCACCTACCTCACCTGCGGTGAGGGTGATCTGTACTTGTGCGCGATCCGCGACGGGCATTCCCGCCGCGTGCTCGGGCACATCGTCGCCGACCATATCGGTGCTGACATGGTCTGTGAGGCCATCGACGCGGCGGTGGCCTGCCGCAGCCGCGGTGTCGCCGGCACAGTGCTGCATTCCGATCGCGGTGGGGAATTCACGGCCGGGTTGACGGCGCGAGCCTGCGACCGGTACGGGTTGAAACGGTCGATGGGTGAGACCGGTATCTGCTGGGACAACAGCCCCGCGGAATCGTTCTGGTCAACGTTCAAGCACGAGTACTTTTACCGCCACACGTTCACAGTCAAGGCAGAACTTGTTGCTGCAGTTGACAAGTGGATCGGTCGGTACAACAATGAGAGGCGTCACTCGGCTATCGGGATGCTCAATCCTGTGTGCTACGAACAGTCCCTGACAGGCGCAGCGAAAGCTGCTTGA
- a CDS encoding transposase, producing MSVMPPRKRRSYTAEYKIEAAHRVIDSDRTIAEVARELGIDPGMFSVWVKDERRRIAAAGVHGEKPLEAAEQAELLRLRRQVAELEKDNAFLVKASAYFAAMQKNPRGSI from the coding sequence ATGTCCGTTATGCCTCCTCGTAAGCGTCGGTCGTACACGGCCGAGTACAAGATTGAGGCTGCGCATCGTGTGATCGACTCCGACCGCACGATCGCCGAGGTTGCCCGTGAGCTGGGGATCGATCCGGGGATGTTCAGTGTCTGGGTCAAAGACGAACGGCGGAGGATCGCCGCCGCCGGGGTCCACGGCGAGAAACCCCTGGAAGCTGCAGAGCAAGCCGAACTGCTGCGATTGCGCAGGCAGGTGGCCGAGCTGGAGAAGGACAACGCGTTCTTGGTAAAAGCGTCGGCGTACTTTGCCGCGATGCAGAAGAACCCGCGAGGTTCGATCTGA
- a CDS encoding ATP-binding protein — protein sequence MPNPLVAAGRFGNAFGQVGQVIVNQTLAAAASRTMVDRVICPQVGGLVRVVGREDELRQLGVGLATGRMPVVRILCGMGGVGKTTLARAYAQRHQGDYQVVWWIRAEDSDAIDAEFRGLLEFLLPPGEAGRIRDARSAALILLSRWQNPWLLILDNVADATVEVPPSGRTL from the coding sequence GTGCCCAACCCGCTCGTGGCAGCTGGCCGCTTCGGCAACGCGTTCGGCCAGGTCGGCCAGGTCATCGTCAACCAGACGCTCGCGGCTGCGGCTTCCCGCACGATGGTCGACCGAGTGATCTGTCCTCAGGTCGGAGGTCTTGTTCGCGTCGTGGGGCGCGAAGACGAGTTGAGGCAACTGGGCGTCGGACTGGCGACCGGTCGCATGCCCGTGGTCCGCATTTTGTGCGGCATGGGAGGTGTCGGCAAGACGACCTTGGCCCGTGCTTACGCCCAGCGACACCAAGGTGACTACCAGGTCGTGTGGTGGATCCGGGCGGAAGATTCCGACGCTATTGACGCCGAATTCCGCGGTTTGCTGGAATTCCTCTTGCCCCCGGGTGAAGCGGGCCGCATCCGCGACGCCCGGTCCGCGGCGCTGATCCTGTTGTCCCGCTGGCAGAACCCCTGGCTGCTCATTCTGGATAACGTGGCGGATGCGACGGTTGAGGTTCCCCCTTCGGGCCGGACACTCTGA
- a CDS encoding transposase — protein MPRPSKYPEQFRKDAVELVRNSDRPLRQVARDLGVNHETLRNWVKTAEKQAGQPSAVSGADQDELRTLRKRVAELEVEKEILRKAAAYFAKEMGR, from the coding sequence GTGCCACGTCCGTCGAAGTATCCCGAGCAGTTCCGCAAGGACGCAGTCGAGTTGGTCCGCAACTCTGATCGTCCGCTGCGCCAGGTCGCCCGCGACCTGGGCGTGAACCACGAGACCCTGCGCAACTGGGTCAAGACCGCCGAGAAGCAGGCCGGGCAACCGTCCGCTGTGTCGGGCGCCGATCAGGACGAGCTGCGGACACTGCGTAAGCGGGTGGCGGAACTGGAGGTGGAGAAGGAGATTCTGCGGAAAGCGGCCGCCTATTTCGCGAAGGAGATGGGTCGTTGA
- a CDS encoding IS3 family transposase produces MTCSYRFISEHRASFAVALLCRVLGVRRPGFYEWIAAAPVRAAHAATEEELATEIAEVHTEHRGRYGCPRVTVELRRRGRVVNHKRVERIMRQRRIVGLTRRRRRSLTKQDTTAAPAPDLISRDFTADAPGERFVGDITYLPTQEGWLYLATVLDLHTREAAGHAMAEHMRAELVCDAVDLAVGRGLTSADAIFHSDRGSQYTSSTFRAALTAAGMRPSMGRVGSCYDNAVAESFFATLKTEIGTQVWATRDDARRAVFAYLSYYNHDRLHSTLGYRTPHETRISYRQPIALAA; encoded by the coding sequence TTGACCTGCAGCTACCGGTTCATCTCCGAACACCGCGCCAGCTTCGCTGTCGCACTGCTGTGCCGGGTCCTGGGTGTCCGCCGCCCCGGGTTCTACGAATGGATCGCAGCCGCCCCTGTCAGGGCCGCGCACGCCGCGACCGAGGAGGAACTGGCCACCGAGATCGCCGAGGTCCACACCGAGCACCGTGGGCGCTACGGCTGCCCGCGGGTCACCGTCGAACTGCGCCGCCGGGGCCGGGTGGTCAACCACAAACGCGTTGAACGGATCATGCGCCAGCGCCGGATCGTCGGGCTGACCCGCCGGCGCCGCCGGTCCCTGACCAAGCAGGACACGACCGCCGCACCGGCACCAGACCTGATCAGCCGGGACTTCACCGCCGACGCTCCCGGCGAGCGGTTCGTCGGCGACATCACCTACCTGCCCACCCAGGAAGGATGGTTGTATCTGGCGACCGTGCTGGACCTGCATACCCGGGAAGCGGCCGGTCACGCGATGGCTGAGCACATGCGTGCCGAGTTGGTATGCGATGCGGTCGATCTCGCCGTGGGACGTGGTCTGACCAGTGCTGATGCGATCTTCCACTCCGATCGTGGTTCCCAGTACACCTCCTCGACCTTCCGCGCCGCACTCACGGCGGCGGGTATGCGGCCGTCGATGGGGCGGGTCGGGTCGTGCTACGACAACGCCGTCGCCGAGTCGTTCTTCGCGACCCTCAAAACCGAGATCGGGACCCAGGTCTGGGCCACCCGCGACGACGCCCGCCGGGCAGTGTTCGCCTACCTCAGCTACTACAACCACGACCGTCTACATTCGACACTCGGATACCGAACACCCCACGAAACCCGCATCAGCTATCGTCAACCTATCGCCCTCGCGGCATAA
- a CDS encoding tetratricopeptide repeat protein, with amino-acid sequence MLITSQSGHWPAEDAVLRIGALTPAGAIDLLIQLSLDTDRRSAEALAADLGRLPLALSQAGSFTRANGIDLATYLRLYQARSSELNADAQPPDYPHTVATTWQLAIGRLPPSAAALLNLLSFYASDAIPLSLLLAGVPETIDLPVAVGPQLRPLLADELTRRRAVGVLHGHSLITGAGADNVTVHRLVQAVTLDRLRALSEAGAWAEAAHSLVVAAMPPCDSVTAASLSTWNVLRAHVRKLLDILPLEQAPVLVTRRDVACWTGYAGDPAMARDLLRDLLPVCEQVLGGEHPATLATCHELAYWTGHAGDPAMARDLLRDLLPVRERALGAEHPATLTTRHDLASWTGHAGNPVAARDQVRELLTTGERALSTEHPAVLAVWSTLARLTGETGDAAAARDLFAELLPVRQRVLGLEHPRTLLVESHLAYWTGQAGNPAGARDLLAELLPVRVRILGAEHPVTLSTCHDVAVWTGRAGDAAGARDLLVELLPIRERVLGVEHPDAVETRDALDYWRAQVV; translated from the coding sequence GTGCTGATCACCAGCCAGTCTGGTCACTGGCCGGCCGAGGACGCCGTTCTGCGGATCGGCGCTCTCACGCCGGCAGGGGCGATCGATCTACTCATCCAGCTGTCGCTGGACACCGACCGAAGAAGCGCCGAAGCGCTGGCTGCCGACCTGGGACGGCTCCCGTTGGCCCTCAGCCAGGCAGGATCGTTCACTCGCGCCAATGGCATCGACCTCGCCACCTATCTCCGGCTCTACCAGGCGCGGTCTAGTGAGCTGAACGCCGATGCCCAGCCACCCGATTACCCTCACACTGTGGCTACCACGTGGCAGCTTGCGATCGGACGGCTCCCGCCGAGCGCGGCGGCGCTGCTGAACCTCCTCTCCTTCTACGCCTCCGATGCGATTCCGCTTTCGTTGCTGCTTGCCGGTGTTCCGGAGACGATCGATTTGCCCGTCGCGGTCGGACCACAGCTGCGTCCGCTGCTCGCCGACGAGCTGACCAGGCGTCGCGCCGTGGGCGTGCTGCACGGCCACAGCCTGATCACCGGCGCCGGGGCGGACAACGTTACGGTCCACCGCTTGGTGCAAGCCGTGACCCTCGACCGGCTCCGCGCCCTGTCCGAGGCTGGCGCGTGGGCCGAGGCCGCCCACTCGCTCGTCGTCGCCGCGATGCCTCCGTGTGATTCCGTGACTGCCGCCAGCCTCAGCACCTGGAATGTCCTCCGCGCGCACGTTCGCAAGCTCTTGGACATCCTGCCACTGGAGCAAGCCCCAGTCCTCGTCACTCGGCGGGACGTCGCCTGCTGGACCGGCTACGCCGGTGATCCAGCTATGGCGCGCGACTTGCTCCGCGATCTGCTCCCAGTGTGCGAGCAGGTACTCGGCGGCGAGCACCCAGCGACCCTCGCCACCTGCCACGAACTTGCGTATTGGACCGGGCATGCCGGCGATCCAGCTATGGCGCGCGACTTGCTCCGCGATCTACTTCCCGTCCGCGAGCGCGCACTCGGCGCCGAACATCCGGCCACCCTGACGACTCGACACGACCTCGCGAGCTGGACCGGGCACGCTGGCAATCCCGTTGCCGCGCGCGACCAGGTCAGAGAACTCTTGACCACGGGCGAACGAGCACTGAGCACCGAGCACCCCGCGGTGCTGGCCGTCTGGAGCACGTTGGCCCGTCTCACCGGTGAAACGGGTGACGCGGCCGCCGCCCGTGACCTGTTCGCCGAGCTGCTGCCGGTCCGGCAACGAGTACTCGGCCTCGAACATCCTCGGACACTGCTCGTGGAGAGTCACTTGGCCTATTGGACCGGCCAGGCGGGCAACCCGGCTGGAGCTCGCGATCTGCTGGCAGAGCTGCTTCCCGTTCGTGTGCGAATTCTGGGTGCAGAACACCCCGTCACCCTGTCGACTTGTCACGATGTCGCTGTCTGGACCGGTCGTGCCGGCGATGCGGCAGGCGCCCGTGATCTCCTCGTCGAACTGCTGCCTATCCGCGAACGAGTGCTGGGCGTCGAACACCCCGATGCTGTCGAGACACGTGACGCGCTCGACTACTGGCGTGCTCAAGTGGTTTGA